The segment ACTGATGATGTATAGAGTTCAGATATTCCTCCAGCTTTTACTCTAGAACAAATACATGCTTTTGAAGCCAAAATTAGCGTCAAGTTCATTACCGGATACGGTTGCGGAAGATAAAAAAGtgtaaaatataattgaaagcGTTTTACTGAACCACAATGCCCAAAGAGCGGAACTTTTAGATCGGAACGCAAAAAGAGCCTTCGAGACTACTGCTGAAAAGATGAATCAACAAGCTATGTGAAACGATAAACAAAGATCAGACGCATAGCACCCAGAGCCAGAGAAGACCTCATCTAAAGGCTTTTCTCTAAATTAACCAACTCTCGAAAGCCTTCTTTCCACTTCGTCATCTCATCACTAGTGGGATGTGGTAATGGTGCACGACCATATCCTCCGTAGCCCAACCAACTCTCCATACCAGCCTTAGTGCTCACAATACCTCCCTGAATAGCCGCCCAATCACCTTGGGCAACGATTTCCTGAAGTTTCTGAGCTTCCTTGATTTTTCCTTCGTGGTATAACTTTGTCATTTCGATGCAAGCCTTCGGGGCAATATTTGCTAACCCCGCGAGGATCCCATGACCACCCCCAATCAGACTCTGTAGGGTGAAATCGGCACTACCTCCGAGGACCAAGAATGACGGAGATGCGGGGGAGTGTGGCTTGGAAGTCCTTGTGGCTGCCACGATTCGATTTAATTTGCCAGTATTGCCACAAGTCAGCTTCACACCCACGACATTGGGGTGAGCTGATAATTTAATGATAACATCTGATGAAAGGTCTATACCGGAGACAGCTCCCGGATagttataaattaataacgGAATTGGAGATTGGTCCGCCACAGTCGTGAAAAACTCGATTACGGAAGCAGAGGAGGGCAAAAATAGAGGTGCATAATACGAAGGTGGTAGAATAAGTGCGTAGTCTCCCCCAGCCGCGAAAGCTTCTCGGCAATATTGCACTGTTTCTCGGACAGATTGTGCGCCACAACCGACGATTATAGGAAGATGTGGGAACCCAGCCGAAGTGAGTGCGGCACGAGTTGTTGCCGTAACAGTCTGACGTTCTGCGTGGGTGAGATTAACGGCTTCGCCGTTAGAGCCTTGAGTAGCTAGACCAGTGACTCCAGCTTTCGCGAGACGAATCGCATGACTAGAGATGGTTTCTGTATCGAGTTCTTCCGTGGCCGGGTCAAAGAAGCAAACTGTGGGAACGTAAACGCCAGGAACTAGAGGGCGAGCCATATGATCGTAGGCTTCTGTTGAGACACTGCTGTATGAAGAACTGTAAGAGGATTCGTTCACTGAATATATGCTATTTTCGTTGCTCGACTCTCGCAAGACAGAGTTTATTGGAGGGTGGAAAGACATGTTAAAATCTGTTGAGAACTCTCTTGCGGGTGACGGTGAATCGTTACTGTGCGGCGCCATGGTGAATATAAGGTATTCGGATTATATATACCAAGATGTATGccagaaagaaataataagGCTATGCTACTTTGGAATGTAGGGATTCAACTGGATTCTATTTGAGAAGGTCAGTCTAAGACAGCATTGACTTAAGGGAAGgcaaaattcttgaaatgaTATTATCAAGGGCCTCTGTGTGGGTAAGAGTCGGATATTAAATATTGTTTCCTCGGTATGTTCCTGGTGGCGTGTACGAGCTACTGATTTCGTCGCATAGTGTGGGGGGTCAAGAGTTCTCTAGGAGTTGGACCTCGTGGCATGGCTTGTTTTCCCTGGTCATTTTAGTAAACGGCGAATAAAAGTAAGACCAGATACAAATGCAAGATGGGAGATTGTGAAGCGTGGGCAGATACCAGCGTTGCATAATGGTAAAGAAAACATCGTGAAATCCAAATGTTACTTTCCATGTCGGCGACGGCAAGGAGTAGCAGGTGACGGCAACTAACGGCAACGACCCCCTCCATTTCCCGACCAATTACACATCCAACTCAACCGAGCTGGGATTCCTGATCTGGCAATTAGTAATTGATTGACTGCGTCTCGATATTTGACATGCTGCACTCTCCGTTTTTGATCAATGATCATCAACGatgttgtattttgatttcaatagAGAACGGCGGAGAAGCCTATCTTGGTGTTTTCTGCTTGCCAAGGACGAAGCGTAAGGGAAGCGCAGTCTCTGAACCCGTATTTCATTACATGTCGGACGCCGTTTGCTCCTTCCTAGACTACTTCACCTCACCGCATACATGATACCTCAGGTAAAGTCGACTGTCTATCCAATAATCTGCTGCCAATTTCAACTGCTTATTTGCATCATGACCTTAAGAGCTTCCGCCTCTCCGAGTGCGACAATGTAAGAGCTTTCTAACGGGTTTGACCGGGGGAAACTCCTGGATCTTGATTGATGgtaaaaaacaaaagctaGGAGATGGAGGCTCAGACTCAGAGCAGTCTCACTCAGCACCAACCACACCATCCATATTCTCCAGAGCTGAACTGTTGTATTTTGCCAAAAGCTCATTCATATTGGGCTGAAGAAACCATGTCTGTAGACGAGTTTGTCTTTCCTTCCAGGTGTGTGAATTCACGTATTATGGCCTTTTATCGAATCGTACCTGTCGCTGCAGAGTCCAATGTCTGCTGATACGGGATAATGACCTCGATCCCTGAAAATCGCGGGGTTCATCGACCCTGGTCTTGTAAGATGCTTCCCCAGATGGCTTAGCTGACACAAGAATCCAAGATCATGGTGTTGGTAACATGTTCGGACAGCCGTTTCTTGTCGACATTCAGCGAAGGAACGTGGGGGTGGAGACATGAAGAGGAACGAATCAACCGTAGTTAAGCCAACGAGAATCTGAGACTTTCTATGATATCTTGGCACACATGACATTGACTTCCAATTTCTGTATCGAAGCACCAGAGCCCCGAATCACCTTCTAGGATCACGAGATATCACAGTCGAAGAGATGTATCATATTCTCGAGAGGCGACATTACATAATGACTCTACGAGGACCGGCAACTAGACACCCAGAGACGCCATTCCCAACGTACAGTCAGACCACGCTGTCGCCTCCGGGCTTCTTTAGCATCTGCGGTGATACATGATACATAATGCATTCATCGTACCAATGGCTGAATGGGACCACGATGCAAGAATTTACTTTCGCTTGGTCATTCAGCGCTTTATGTTCTTGCAATCATGTAAACCTCGGCATTGGAAATGGTCTTACCTACGAAATCGAGACGAATCAGACCATCATTGTGAGAAATGCGACGAGAGTCTCTTAGAATAGGCAGCTCCCGTGGCATATTTTTGATGCGTTTCCTTGAATTTTCTCTACCTGCCGAATGTGATTCGCCAAGCAACTGGTACGATAAAAGTCTCCTATCactattttttgatattcgaaGCAGCGCGGATTCAGAATCTTCACAGCCGGTAATGCAACTATGACAATCCTTGCAGATTTTCCTAATCTAGAAGCTCAATATTGTTGTCTTCCATGATAGTAACTGTACACCGGTACTGTTCATCTGCCAGAGCAGTGCATGTCCAGCACCCCCTGGCGCCCGTTTTCAGATGCGTCCGAACACAGAAGAGATACCATGGCACGTGGACATTAACCTACAAGTTAGCGCTGTGGGCACAGCTGCTGATTAGCAAGCTACACATACTACAAAGGGGCCTACAAAGCGAATAGACTATATGCGCTGTCTTGACGAGTGCATCCAAACGTTGTCCTACTATCGCGTCTTCTCTATTACACCAGGAAGCGGGCCTGGCACTCTCCTTGTTCGATAACGGCTTCGTCGCATCGAAGACCTCCGACTTCATGAGTTTCCATCAGCTTCAAAGCTTGAGTGATGAGCAACCAAGGGACTTTATTTTCGGCTGGTACAATTACTTGGCTATGTTCATGTCGCAATAAGTACCGGCACGAGCTGTCGAGCTTGCCAATGAGGTCTCGCCGTCTTACGGACACGGGAAGATCTCTAGTACCCACCGAGTTCGCATAGAATGAGGTTATGTATGCCCCTGGTCTCACCAAGCATCTAAAACTAGATTTGTGGATCATTACCGGCTCAGTTCATCCGGTGTGACACGCGTACTGGTCGCACCTCTCGGGCTAGATTATTCAGCCATCTGCAACTAATCCCGTTTATAATGGCGTGGGGAGTCACTTCACATACACTACATTGAATTTTGGTGCCCTTGCTTGTAGTGGGGGTCATGCGGGAGTGAAAGAGTGGCCTTTTCCTTCGAATGGCGAAAATGATTTCCCTTCAACTTGAGTGTCTCAACTCTTTTATCTGTTGCCTACCTTCATGCGCATACTACCGCGCACTGATTTGAATTACAGTGGTATTAAAATGCAATTTGTCTTACTGGGTAATCAGGTATCTGAACTATACAGTGGGCAGTTACTATGGCTTTATTGCATACTGGAAGTTTGATACCAGATTTACCCGCGGCAGAGCGTTGAGCATTATCATCCCTACAGCTCATGCCATCAAGCTTCTACTCTACTATATAAACCCGCCCAGAAACGATTTTCTCATCGAGAGCGCAAAGGCGGCAAACATGCTTGTTTGTTCGGGTCAAAGGCGCTCTTGTGGTGGAGTGGTAACACGCCTGGTTCGAATCGGAAAAAATTACCATCGGGGGTTTCTCCTCCCGCCCCTCTCGTGGGGCGGTAAGGTTTTGCCATTCTGGAGGACACtgttcaattttatttttttgccTTTGAAAGAATAGAGTCGGTAGGTGAGATTGGTGTCGTCGGCGAAGCAAGGCGACGTCAACATATATTGTGGGGCAACAAGCGGGAAAAAGAGGCGGTCTGTTTAGCTACGCGGAGTTGGGATGAGAATACTGGGATAACCGAATGATAAATATATGGTGAACGTGATGGTGaaattggagatgaagaCGAGTGAATTGCTGCACGTAATAACCAGGTACGGctgatatatatactcatCAACAGTCCATATTCTGTTGATGTCCTAGAGCTGAAATGATAACTCTGGCCGATAGCGTTGAAGGCGAGACGGCAATAGCAGACCACTTACTTACTACACGCCGATTTATGctttcatctcatttccTGCTACTTGCCATATCTCTTCGTTTACACAATATCCTTTCTTATCCTGGACGGGCCAAAGGCTCTGAGTTCATCAAAAGACGTTTGTCAACCAATCACCGAGTTTGTGAATGCTCCGAGCATCACCAATTGGCTATCTATCACAATAGTTTATGTGTCCAATCTACTCTTCCGAGTTTCTCAAACCCACCATCTCGCCCTCTTTTGCTATTTCTCTAATCTGCATCACCTCTGCAGGCATCATTTTGGAGACGAGGCATAAAAGTGTCTTGATCTTTAGATACCAATCTGAATTTGAACATAGGAAGGAGGTCACTCATCCAGCACTAATATGGCCGTTCAAGTTTAAGTATTTCACTACTACTATTTTTTCGTGGGGATGGAAGAGAAGGACGGCAACGCATATTAGAGAGTATAAGTAAGAAAACGGCGTTTTTGTGAACGAGGGGAGTGGATTATCATGAGATGAATAAGTCCtagatgaagacgatgaagtgAAAGGGAATGATTTGACGTTAGAAATCTAGCTATGTGTAGAAACGAGTGCAGGTATTCCATGAAATGTCATGTAGAGGCTGTTGATCTATGAAGCATATCAGGATGAACTAGGTAGATGTAACACTGTACAATATCGTCAGGGAACAATACCAACTGAAAAGGGTTTCTCAATTTTATTCTACAAGATGGAACGAGTTTGCCATATAGGTAGATGGACCTGATAATCAGTAGGTGCTATTATTAGAATTCACCGTCtcattattttaaaaactacCTAGTATACACTGACAGAGTAACCACGATCCTCAAGTGATCATCTTCAAGCATCCCAAGCCTCCACTTCTTTTTCCCAGTCATCTACTGCAGAATcctgttcttctttcttctttttcgccGCCATTTTAGTTCCCAAAACGGTGAAGCTGCTTTTTACACCTATGTCTGGTCTCACTGGAGCTTTGCTTCCGCTGGCTCCTTTGGCCACTTGACTCCATCCGCCACCTAAATGATCATCTTCTCTCCTAACGACATTCAAACTCGAATCCACACTACAGAGAACAACTGTCGGCGCCAATTGAAGTGATTTGACCTTTTTAACAAGACTATGTTGCATAGCACTTAGTGCGGATTCAACTTTCGTGTGCCAAGTCTCGGAAGGTCTTCCACGAAGGACAACTTCACTAGAAGGTAAGAAAGATACGTCGAAATCGAGGCCCGCATTTGCGAATTCAGACGACAAGTCAGTGTGTATTTCATCGATAGTCAGTCCGAACCTAGGATTCGACAATAAAAAGGCATTGAACGGCTCAGCTGTAGCAACCAATCCCTTTGAAGATGTGGCTTCTACGACTGCTACTGGTTTGACTTTGGCACATTGTGCCAGAGTTTTCAATGGTGCAGAAACAAAGCGTGGTGTCTTGAAGATTGAGACATGACGATGTGGCTCAGGATCTTGACTTTCACTATCAAGACCATAATCTTCCGCCAATGAGTGCAAGAATGCTCTCTGATGAGATGGCATGGGcttaaatctcaatctcttctccGATGGATCCGCTGCGAAAACGCGGAATTCGCGCTCGTAGGTTTGACAAAATTTGAGCATGTCTTTAACCATGTCCAACGTTTGTTGCGAGTATGGAATATGATCATCCGTGTGAGTGCTTGGGTCAATGTTCAAGGCTGCGGCAAGCTTTGCATTGCGTTGAAGCTTAAGACATTCGTCGTTACAATCTAGTGTCTTTTTCGAATTGCCCTCGCTGGTTTTCGACGCAAGGCACTTGACTGCTTGCTTCTGATGTTGACATTGGCAAGTGATGAAAGTTTTGCCTTGGCAAGGTAGCGTTTCCTTGCAGGGGTAAGGGGCATGGCAAGCATTGGTACAGGAGTGATCGCAAACACTTTTCTGCCTTCCACACGGTTGATGACATGGCGAAGTCGCGTCTTCGCATTGCCCAGCACGATGACATAAACTTTGACAAGAATGTATACCGCACTTCAACTTTTTGGCACATGGCAAGCCACACCGAACTTCAGTGAACCAACACGGAATGTTTTTCAAAGTTCGTTTGCCACAAATACAAGGCTTCTCTACAAGGAACGGACACTTGGGACAAGCTTCCCCATCGAGATGGCATTGATGCTTAGTTTGTGGATGACCACAAGTTCCTGCTCTTGTACATTCAAAACGGCACTCGGGCGGTTTCGTCCCGCAAGGCATTGGAGGCTGCAAAACGGTACGGCCACAAGCGCAGCTGATTTCTTCGAAGATAGCCTCACGGCATGATCTGCAAGGGCCCTTATGGCAAAGTTCAGCGCAAGCATGTTCACCACATTTGAGTGTGCGTCCACAGACTTTGAGACAGATATGCTCAGCCTCAATGTTCTCTTCTGTCGGCGGAGCATTCAAAGCACGATGCTTTCGTTTTGAGGCTTGTCGTTCActtgctttcttttcgcCAGAACAACATCGCTCGCCGCATTCATGTCTCCCACAGTTGAGTGTTGCTCGACATACTCGAGGGCACTGGGGCTTCTTATCCACTCCTTGATGACACATAGTGTTTGATGTTACCCTACCGCAGCGACATGCAATTAACACCGACTGAAAGCAAGGTCGGCACTCGCCTTCATGGCAGATAGCTTGGCAGGTATGCCCGCACTTCAACGGCAATTCACACTTCTCTTGACAGTGAGGGATATGCTGGGTGCAATCGGTTCGTGGGGTTTCGAGGAGTGTAGAAATTGGCGTTTTCCCGCAGGGACAAGTTGTGACAACGTCGGGCGACAATGGACAGTGTGCAGGCATTAGATCTTGAGGGTGGCATCTAGTCTCACAGTAATGATCCGGTTTGCCGCAATCAAAAGGTCTACGGCATTCAGAGCCACAGTCAAAAGATCCAACCCATGTCCTCGTTGCCAAACTTTCACCATCAAGCGTATTGGTTGGTGCTTGGCTTTCACGCTCTTCATCGCGTTCCGAGCAAGGTAGAGTTTTCTCGACTTTACCACAATAGCATGTTGATTCAATAAGAACTTCACAACTGCCACAGAGGCCCTCATGACAACTTCGCTCGCAATTGTGTTCTCCGCAAGGAAGTACA is part of the Botrytis cinerea B05.10 chromosome 1, complete sequence genome and harbors:
- the Bcfap1 gene encoding Bcfap1, whose protein sequence is MATAEPSPASGSNRPPRTRTRRPRRGGHRNTGPAPADANTNATPNQTTQPPNGPLALRSASVAPLPDSNPSTPSNLRNSNANNRGGGNGRRGGFGRGGRRGGGRGQPMANGRVFGGQLTSNLHTGPTSDAGSLAGDAPAFTPGQPIAARPGPSRAPRARRMSKSQAADLPTRTHEDITNGQYECAICTNEVLPNSKVWNCKSCWSVLHLSCVKKWSKNEVSTHQQRAVENGELPPPRQWRCPGCNLPKEDLPISYTCWCEKEVEPRSVAGLPPHSCGQSCSKKRIGHCPHPCDLMCHAGPCPPCPHMGPSLPCFCGKETVSRRCLDTKYESGWGCGQICDDVLPCGEHNCERSCHEGLCGSCEVLIESTCYCGKVEKTLPCSERDEERESQAPTNTLDGESLATRTWVGSFDCGSECRRPFDCGKPDHYCETRCHPQDLMPAHCPLSPDVVTTCPCGKTPISTLLETPRTDCTQHIPHCQEKCELPLKCGHTCQAICHEGECRPCFQSVLIACRCGRVTSNTMCHQGVDKKPQCPRVCRATLNCGRHECGERCCSGEKKASERQASKRKHRALNAPPTEENIEAEHICLKVCGRTLKCGEHACAELCHKGPCRSCREAIFEEISCACGRTVLQPPMPCGTKPPECRFECTRAGTCGHPQTKHQCHLDGEACPKCPFLVEKPCICGKRTLKNIPCWFTEVRCGLPCAKKLKCGIHSCQSLCHRAGQCEDATSPCHQPCGRQKSVCDHSCTNACHAPYPCKETLPCQGKTFITCQCQHQKQAVKCLASKTSEGNSKKTLDCNDECLKLQRNAKLAAALNIDPSTHTDDHIPYSQQTLDMVKDMLKFCQTYEREFRVFAADPSEKRLRFKPMPSHQRAFLHSLAEDYGLDSESQDPEPHRHVSIFKTPRFVSAPLKTLAQCAKVKPVAVVEATSSKGLVATAEPFNAFLLSNPRFGLTIDEIHTDLSSEFANAGLDFDVSFLPSSEVVLRGRPSETWHTKVESALSAMQHSLVKKVKSLQLAPTVVLCSVDSSLNVVRREDDHLGGGWSQVAKGASGSKAPVRPDIGVKSSFTVLGTKMAAKKKKEEQDSAVDDWEKEVEAWDA